The following coding sequences are from one Eptesicus fuscus isolate TK198812 chromosome 7, DD_ASM_mEF_20220401, whole genome shotgun sequence window:
- the LOC129149812 gene encoding polypyrimidine tract-binding protein 1-like — MDGIVLDKAAGTKRGPDELSSACITTGPNSASVANGNDRKKFKGDSKKLKVRGESKKLKVKGESKKLKVKGDSKKLKVKGESKKLKVKGDSKKLNDDNKKLKIDSKKLKLKIDSKKLKLKGDSRNLNGDKKFKIGSETLKLKLDCKKLKFKGDGSKLKIDEKLKLKLDSKKLKLKGDGSKLKGDKKMKGNSKKFKGDNRSSDVPSRVICIGKLPVDVTEEEVIFLGLPFGKVTNLLMMKWKNQAFIEMNTEEAAITMVNYYTSKTPMLRGQPIYIQFSHLKELNTSSSHNQAQVQSALQALNSVQSRKLASSAGSVGAGTIDAGPVGTMNVAAVDAGAVNDVDVGAGPEGSEAVSPGSLGTGAVCSGSEDVGPVGAAAVDAGMEMTARSPVLRIIIENLLHPFSLDMLHQIFSHFGKVLKIITFTQNNTFQALLQYAEPLSAELAKMFLDQWNIFGCTVRISFSNSSILNAKYNSSKSRDYTYPHLPWCDSQSSEDQVVASAFSAAPIMSAPLKSGAGFLSTLFIPQTAGHCYPNELQALTPVAIASVSGAAEAGQIATPGAAAAEAGQIAIPSVSGGAEAGQIATPGAAAAEAGQIAILGPAPVAIPLESTAAGAANCVLLVSNLNPNRIKIQSLFIIFGVYGNVQRAKIFFKNKTRALVQMADGIQAQLAMSHLNGHKLYGKPMLITVTPHKDVHLLREGQADLGLTKDYSNSPLHRFRKACSKNLQNVFPPSQYLYLSHIPPFTSAHHLKALFSSNGRIVKRIKFFRMHRGMALIKMGSVEDAIQALIDLHYYDLGDNHHLWVTFSKIPHHSRKEPF, encoded by the coding sequence ATGGATGGCATTGTCTTAGACAAAGCAGCTGGTACAAAGCGCGGACCTGATGAGTTATCCTCTGCCTGCATTACTACAGGACCTAACTCAGCTTCCGTAGCAAATGGAAATGACAGGAAGAAGTTTAAAGGTGACAGCAAGAAGTTGAAGGTGAGAGGTGAGAGCAAGAAGTTGAAGGTGAAAGGTGAGAGCAAGAAGTTGAAGGTGAAAGGTGACAGCAAGAAGTTGAAGGTGAAAGGTGAGAGTAAGAAGTTGAAGGTGAAAGGTGACAGCAAGAAGTTGAATGATGACAATAAGAAGTTGAAAATTGACAGCAAGAAGTTGAAGTTGAAAATTGACAGCAAGAAGTTGAAATTGAAAGGTGATAGCAGGAACTTGAATGGTGACAAGAAGTTTAAAATTGGCAGTGAGACATTGAAGTTGAAACTTGACTGCAAGAAGTTGAAATTTAAAGGTGATGGCAGTAAGTTGAAAATTGACGAGAAGTTGAAATTAAAACTTGATAGCAAGAAGTTGAAGTTGAAAGGTGATGGCAGTAAGTTGAAAGGTGACAAGAAGATGAAAGGCAACAGTAAGAAGTTCAAAGGTGACAACAGAAGTTCAGATGTTCCCTCCCGAGTGATCTGCATTGGAAAGCTCCCTGTGGATGTCACTGAGGAGGAGGTCATTTTTCTGGGACTGCCTTTTGGGAAGGTCACCAACCTCCTGATGATGAAATGGAAAAACCAGGCATTCATTGAGATGAACACAGAGGAGGCTGCCATCACCATGGTGAACTACTATACCTCCAAGACACCCATGCTTCGAGGCCAGCCCATCTACATCCAGTTCTCCCACCTCAAGGAACTGAATACCAGCAGCTCACACAACCAGGCACAGGTCCAGTCAGCCTTGCAGGCTCTGAACTCAGTTCAGTCCAGGAAACTGGCTTCTTCGGCTGGTTCTGTGGGTGCAGGCACTATAGATGCAGGTCCTGTGGGTACTATGAATGTGGCAGCTGTGGATGCTGGAGCTGTGAATGATGTGGATGTGGGGGCAGGCCCAGAGGGCTCAGAAGCTGTGAGTCCAGGCTCTCTGGGCACGGGTGCTGTATGCTCAGGCTCTGAGGATGTAGGCCCTGTGGGCGCAGCTGCTGTGGATGCAGGTATGGAGATGACTGCCCGGAGCCCAGTGCTCAGGATTATCATAGAGAACCTCTTACACCCCTTCTCCCTGGACATGCTTCACCAGATCTTTTCCCATTTTGGCAAAGTTTTGAAAATCATTACTTTCACCCAGAACAACACATTCCAGGCACTGCTGCAGTATGCTGAACCGTTGAGCGCCGAGCTTGCAAAGATGTTTCTGGACCAATGGAACATCTTTGGTTGCACAGTTCGCATCAGCTTTTCCAACTCATCCATCCTTAATGCGAAGTACAACAGCAGCAAGAGCCGAGACTACACCTATCCTCACCTGCCCTGGTGTGACAGCCAGTCCTCAGAGGACCAGGTCGTAGCCTCAGCCTTCAGTGCTGCTCCGATAATGTCAGCCCCTCTGAAATCAGGAGCTGGTTTCCTGTCTACCCTTTTCATTCCTCAAACTGCAGGCCACTGTTATCCCAATGAGCTCCAGGCCCTGACCCCTGTGGCAATCGCGTCAGTGTCAGGGGCAGCAGAAGCAGGCCAGATTGCCAccccaggggcagcagcagcagaagcaggCCAGATTGCCATCCCATCGGTGTCAGGGGGAGCAGAAGCAGGCCAGATTGCCAccccaggggcagcagcagcagaagcaggCCAGATTGCCATCCTAGGCCCAGCACCTGTGGCCATCCCGTTGGAGTCAACAGCAGCAGGGGCTGCAAATTGTGTCCTGCTGGTCAGCAACCTCAACCCTAACAGAATCAAAATCCAAAGCCTCTTCATTATTTTCGGCGTGTATGGCAATGTGCAGCGGGCAAAGATTTTCTTTAAGAATAAGACACGAGCTCTGGTGCAAATGGCGGATGGCATCCAGGCCCAGCTGGCCATGAGCCACCTCAACGGGCATAAGCTGTATGGAAAGCCTATGCTCATCACGGTCACCCCGCACAAAGATGTGCATCTGCTCCGTGAGGGCCAGGCAGACCTGGGCCTCACCAAAGACTACAGCAACTCACCCCTGCACCGCTTCAGGAAAGCATGCTCCAAGAACCTCCAGAACGTTTTCCCACCCTCACAGTACCTGTACCTCTCCCACATCCCACCCTTCACATCTGCGCACCACCTCAAGGCCCTCTTCTCCAGCAACGGCAGAATTGTCAAAAGGATCAAGTTCTTCAGGATGCACAGGGGAATGGCGCTGATCAAGATGGGTTCAGTGGAAGATGCCATCCAGGCCCTCATCGACCTGCACTACTACGACCTAGGAGATAACCACCACCTATGGGTGACCTTTTCCAAAATACCTCATCATTCCAGAAAAGAGCCGTTTTAA